One region of Candidatus Bathyarchaeia archaeon genomic DNA includes:
- a CDS encoding type II secretion system F family protein: protein MKLTWAKLVKPKLRACGPQSAEKVVSRRSLGDLKICGLSLAMFFLAFTVGFISTENPSQIVNSPLERFAALGVILALIPPSLFYQIESRRKEAIDNNLPILLQDIAEAGSLGMTLIRSIEVSAERNYGPLTKELKVMAAQLSWKVPLDKALNLFAERCRTSLAKSVAFLIKTAYRSGGDVQESIETINLHIQELQSQERRRKVEMRPHIAIIYMTFAVFLVTVYFLITQFFGVSISGLETVRIGSAIGGFRNPADLKESLRPIFFYMAMVEGVLSGLAGGKISTGSIRDGFIHSTILCSVTFIVFMMI, encoded by the coding sequence TTGAAGCTAACCTGGGCAAAACTTGTTAAACCTAAACTGAGAGCATGCGGCCCCCAGTCTGCCGAAAAAGTAGTCTCCAGAAGAAGCTTGGGTGATTTGAAAATTTGTGGTCTCTCTCTTGCTATGTTCTTTTTAGCCTTTACAGTTGGGTTCATCTCGACTGAGAACCCAAGTCAAATAGTCAACTCGCCTCTAGAACGATTCGCTGCTTTAGGGGTTATCTTAGCGTTAATCCCACCTTCGCTATTTTATCAAATTGAATCTAGGCGCAAAGAGGCGATCGATAATAATCTACCCATACTCTTGCAGGATATAGCTGAGGCTGGCTCCCTTGGCATGACTCTCATAAGATCCATCGAAGTCTCGGCGGAGCGTAACTATGGTCCCTTAACGAAAGAGCTCAAGGTTATGGCGGCTCAGCTGTCTTGGAAGGTACCTCTCGATAAGGCTCTCAATCTTTTTGCTGAACGATGTAGAACCTCGTTAGCGAAGAGTGTTGCATTCTTGATCAAGACCGCATATAGAAGTGGAGGAGATGTTCAGGAGAGCATCGAAACCATCAATCTGCATATTCAAGAGCTACAGAGTCAAGAGAGGAGGAGGAAGGTGGAGATGCGCCCCCACATAGCCATAATATACATGACATTCGCTGTATTTCTAGTGACAGTTTATTTCCTTATAACCCAATTTTTCGGTGTCTCAATCAGTGGACTAGAGACAGTGCGTATAGGCTCGGCGATAGGGGGGTTCCGAAACCCCGCTGACTTGAAGGAGAGTTTGAGACCTATTTTCTTTTACATGGCTATGGTAGAAGGGGTGTTATCAGGTTTGGCGGGTGGGAAGATAAGCACTGGCTCAATTCGAGATGGTTTCATCCATTCCACCATACTGTGCTCGGTCACTTTTATAGTATTCATGATGATATAA
- a CDS encoding type II secretion system F family protein gives MVMANSAANHNRAVKSLPYFSYKILGEKLDFLYSHFNGLKTDLAKANIRISLKAYVCQMVFTSILSTLISFGVFSALNLAVPSLLRAIFPQPWTQLLTLLVAPLAVGSGTFLIQYSLPAIKIEERSRRIERFLPTTSSYMSVLACAGADPEKIIRSAAAEDSKMLLSEEFRSIVVRMDLLGYDILTALDEGARLSPTPIYANLLKGLAYTIRTGGDLKKFFLKMTKQLLSRRNLLIQQFIHTLGVLAETYVLMFAAFPLLLIIMLSLMASVGGTLGGIDFISFMYLLAFLIMPIMAALYIFLIDIIQVKG, from the coding sequence ATGGTTATGGCGAACTCCGCCGCAAATCATAATAGGGCAGTTAAGTCTCTCCCCTACTTCAGCTATAAAATTCTAGGAGAAAAACTCGATTTTCTATACTCACATTTCAACGGTCTAAAAACTGATCTAGCTAAGGCGAACATAAGGATCAGCCTAAAAGCCTATGTATGCCAGATGGTTTTTACCTCGATTCTATCGACACTGATCAGCTTCGGGGTATTCTCAGCACTAAACCTCGCTGTACCATCTCTCTTGCGCGCCATCTTCCCGCAACCTTGGACACAATTACTCACTCTACTCGTTGCCCCGCTGGCCGTCGGGTCTGGGACCTTCCTTATCCAGTACAGCCTGCCAGCTATTAAGATTGAGGAGCGCAGCAGAAGGATAGAGCGGTTTCTTCCCACCACCTCGAGTTACATGTCTGTACTTGCATGCGCAGGTGCAGACCCGGAGAAGATTATACGCTCAGCGGCGGCTGAAGACTCAAAGATGCTTTTATCAGAAGAGTTTAGGTCGATTGTGGTTAGGATGGATCTTTTAGGGTATGATATACTGACCGCTTTAGACGAGGGAGCTAGACTGTCCCCTACTCCCATATACGCCAATCTGCTGAAGGGTTTAGCATACACCATCCGAACTGGTGGGGACTTGAAGAAGTTCTTTTTGAAGATGACCAAACAACTTCTTAGTAGAAGGAACCTATTGATACAGCAGTTTATCCACACTCTAGGAGTTTTGGCTGAGACCTATGTGCTTATGTTCGCAGCCTTTCCTTTACTCCTCATAATTATGCTTTCACTCATGGCTTCAGTAGGCGGGACGCTTGGCGGCATAGATTTCATATCGTTCATGTACTTGTTGGCGTTTCTCATAATGCCGATTATGGCAGCCCTGTACATCTTCCTCATCGACATCATTCAAGTGAAGGGATAA